A DNA window from Streptomyces bacillaris contains the following coding sequences:
- the rpsB gene encoding 30S ribosomal protein S2 has product MAVVTMRELLESGVHFGHQTRRWNPKMKRFIFTERNGIYIIDLLQSLSYIDRAYEFVKETVAHGGSIMFVGTKKQAQEAIAEQATRVGMPYVNQRWLGGMLTNFSTVYKRLQRLKELELIDFEDVAASGLTKKELLVLSREKAKLEKTLGGIREMQKVPSAVWIVDTKKEHIAVGEARKLHIPVVAILDTNCDPDEVDYKIPGNDDAIRSVTLLTRVIADAVAEGLIARSGAATGDSKPGEKAAGEPLAEWERDLLEGDKKDETAAAAEVQSSAETEKVADAEKPAEAVAEAEAPAADAEQA; this is encoded by the coding sequence ATGGCCGTCGTCACGATGCGGGAGCTGCTGGAAAGCGGCGTCCACTTCGGTCACCAGACCCGTCGCTGGAACCCGAAGATGAAGCGCTTCATCTTCACCGAGCGCAACGGCATCTACATCATCGACCTGCTCCAGTCGCTGTCGTACATCGACCGCGCCTACGAGTTCGTCAAGGAGACCGTCGCCCACGGCGGCTCCATCATGTTCGTGGGTACGAAGAAGCAGGCCCAGGAGGCCATCGCCGAGCAGGCGACGCGCGTCGGCATGCCGTACGTCAACCAGCGTTGGCTCGGTGGCATGCTCACCAACTTCTCCACCGTCTACAAGCGCCTCCAGCGCCTGAAGGAGCTGGAGCTCATCGACTTCGAGGACGTGGCCGCCTCCGGCCTCACCAAGAAGGAGCTCCTGGTCCTCTCGCGCGAGAAGGCCAAGCTGGAGAAGACCCTCGGTGGTATCCGCGAGATGCAGAAGGTGCCCAGCGCCGTCTGGATCGTCGACACCAAGAAGGAGCACATCGCCGTCGGTGAGGCGCGCAAGCTCCACATCCCGGTCGTCGCGATCCTCGACACCAACTGCGACCCCGACGAGGTCGACTACAAGATTCCGGGCAACGACGACGCGATCCGCTCCGTCACCCTGCTCACCCGCGTGATCGCCGACGCCGTCGCCGAGGGCCTCATCGCCCGCTCCGGTGCCGCCACCGGTGACTCGAAGCCGGGCGAGAAGGCTGCCGGCGAGCCGCTCGCCGAGTGGGAGCGCGACCTGCTCGAGGGCGACAAGAAGGACGAGACCGCGGCCGCCGCCGAGGTCCAGTCCTCCGCCGAGACCGAGAAGGTCGCCGACGCCGAGAAGCCGGCCGAGGCCGTCGCCGAGGCCGAGGCTCCGGCCGCGGACGCCGAGCAGGCCTGA